In Spirochaetaceae bacterium, a genomic segment contains:
- a CDS encoding alcohol dehydrogenase catalytic domain-containing protein, with amino-acid sequence MKAVLYNGPWDMSVVDLPAPEPGEGEALLRVDTVGICGSDVHGFTGESGRRAPGMVMGHEVSGTVERLGPGASAPVPGTRVALYNIIADHAPSPEEGDPSFLNKQLIGVNLGKRGAMAEYVAVPAANLIPLADGVPSEIGLLAEPLGVVLHGWHRLEARGVTPRRVAILGAGTIGMAGVLVARARGAERIASLDTIAAKARRAAELGATAVPIAADATVADTRAAVAAALGEPPDVVVDAVGSAASFVSAVRMVAEGGTVLMIGNLAHEVPLPVQDMISYEWTLVGTYGFDRRAFTDAVAMLGGLHRELSGFIEGRCTLDEVPAMMTALAKGERQALKIVIDVSR; translated from the coding sequence ATGAAAGCGGTTCTGTATAACGGTCCCTGGGACATGAGCGTGGTCGACCTGCCGGCCCCGGAGCCGGGTGAGGGGGAGGCGCTGCTGCGCGTCGATACCGTGGGCATCTGCGGCAGCGACGTGCACGGCTTTACCGGCGAGAGCGGACGGCGTGCGCCCGGCATGGTGATGGGGCACGAGGTCAGCGGCACCGTGGAGCGGCTCGGGCCGGGCGCGAGCGCGCCTGTGCCGGGCACCCGGGTGGCGTTGTACAACATCATCGCCGACCATGCGCCGAGCCCCGAGGAGGGCGATCCGTCGTTTCTCAACAAGCAGTTGATCGGCGTGAACCTGGGCAAGCGGGGGGCGATGGCGGAGTACGTGGCGGTGCCGGCGGCCAACCTGATTCCGCTCGCCGACGGCGTGCCGAGCGAGATCGGCCTCCTGGCGGAGCCGCTGGGGGTGGTGCTGCACGGCTGGCACCGGCTGGAGGCGCGGGGCGTGACGCCGCGCCGGGTGGCGATCCTCGGCGCCGGCACCATCGGCATGGCCGGCGTGCTGGTGGCGCGCGCCCGCGGCGCCGAGCGGATCGCCTCCCTGGACACCATCGCCGCCAAGGCGCGCCGCGCGGCGGAACTCGGAGCGACGGCGGTGCCGATCGCGGCCGACGCCACGGTGGCGGATACGCGGGCGGCGGTTGCGGCGGCGCTCGGCGAGCCGCCCGACGTGGTGGTCGACGCCGTCGGCAGCGCCGCCTCCTTCGTGAGCGCGGTGCGCATGGTGGCGGAGGGCGGCACGGTGCTGATGATCGGCAACCTGGCCCACGAGGTGCCGCTGCCGGTGCAGGACATGATCAGCTACGAGTGGACCCTCGTGGGCACCTACGGCTTCGACCGGCGCGCATTCACCGACGCGGTAGCGATGCTCGGCGGCCTGCACCGCGAGCTGTCCGGCTTCATCGAGGGCCGCTGCACGCTCGACGAAGTGCCCGCCATGATGACCGCCCTCGCCAAGGGAGAACGCCAAGCACTGAAGATAGTGATCGACGTATCCCGCTGA
- a CDS encoding DUF554 domain-containing protein gives MIATYINAAAVIGGALIGLLLRRAIRDRFRDVVTSGIGVITLVLGFRLGFESQQIVYLALSVAIGGLLGEWWKIEEGVTGLGAALHRLLWRRETRAAAAADSRRGFAVAFLNASVLFCVGAMTLVGSFRAGVEGDYELLLTKSVLDGFMAVLLTAAMGIGVAFASLVILVYQGGLTLLSRVLQPLVSAELMAELSAVGGVLIVMIGINLLGLRQLKTANFLPAFPVMVALMALGPLDFL, from the coding sequence GTGATCGCCACCTACATCAATGCCGCGGCGGTGATCGGCGGCGCGCTGATCGGGCTGCTGCTGCGGCGCGCGATCCGCGACCGGTTCCGCGACGTGGTGACCAGCGGCATCGGGGTGATCACCTTGGTGCTCGGCTTCCGGCTCGGCTTCGAGTCGCAGCAGATCGTCTACTTGGCGCTGTCGGTGGCAATCGGTGGCCTGCTCGGCGAATGGTGGAAGATCGAGGAAGGCGTGACCGGGCTCGGCGCCGCCCTGCACCGGCTGCTGTGGCGGCGCGAAACGCGAGCGGCGGCCGCGGCCGACAGCCGGCGCGGGTTCGCGGTCGCGTTCCTGAACGCCTCGGTGCTGTTCTGCGTCGGCGCCATGACCCTGGTCGGCTCGTTCCGCGCCGGCGTCGAGGGCGACTACGAACTGCTGCTGACCAAGAGTGTGCTCGACGGCTTCATGGCGGTGCTGCTGACCGCGGCGATGGGCATCGGGGTGGCCTTCGCGAGCCTGGTGATCCTGGTCTACCAGGGCGGGCTGACCCTGCTCAGCCGCGTCCTGCAGCCGCTGGTCTCGGCCGAGCTGATGGCCGAGTTGAGCGCCGTGGGCGGCGTGCTGATCGTCATGATCGGCATCAACCTGCTCGGCCTGCGCCAACTCAAGACCGCCAACTTCCTCCCCGCCTTCCCGGTCATGGTCGCCCTGATGGCGCTGGGGCCGCTCGACTTCCTGTAG
- a CDS encoding FGGY family carbohydrate kinase codes for MAGLLLGYDLGSSAIKAALVDIDSGRLAAQATSPDTELAIDAPRPGWAEQEPGVWWRHLVAATARLRETLRGTGSSLADVQAVGIAYQMHGLVLTDATGAVLRPAIIWCDSRAVEIGDRAFAELGPEQALRRLLNSPGNFTASKMRWVIENEPRVAEAAAHFLLPGDYIAWRLTGEWATTPSGLSEGILWDFSRSARADFLLDHYGIDAALLPSALPTFSAQGTLTAAAAAELGVPAGTPLTYRGGDQPNNALSLGVLEPGTAAATAGTSGVVYGVADRADYDPASRVNTFVHVNHQAGRPRYGVLLCLNGCGILNSWLRRACAGERGYPAMNAAAAEVPVGADGVVVLPFGNGAERMLGNRDPGASVHGLRFNSHDQRHLLRAGQEGVAFSLAYGLEVMREVGVQAATVRAGDANLFLSPLFREAFAATTGAAIELYDTDGAQGAARGAAIGAGIHDYDTAFSTLSRVLTVAPDAALQPAYADAYGHWRAHLDLALQGG; via the coding sequence ATGGCTGGACTGTTGCTCGGCTACGACCTCGGCAGTTCCGCGATCAAGGCGGCGCTGGTGGACATCGACAGCGGGCGGCTGGCGGCGCAGGCCACGTCGCCCGACACCGAACTGGCGATCGACGCGCCGCGGCCGGGCTGGGCGGAGCAGGAGCCGGGGGTGTGGTGGCGGCACCTGGTGGCGGCCACGGCGCGGCTCCGCGAGACGCTGCGCGGCACCGGCAGTAGCCTAGCCGACGTGCAGGCGGTGGGCATCGCCTACCAGATGCACGGCCTGGTGCTCACCGACGCCACCGGCGCCGTGCTGCGCCCGGCGATCATCTGGTGCGACAGCCGCGCCGTGGAGATCGGCGACCGGGCGTTCGCGGAGCTGGGGCCGGAACAGGCGCTGCGCCGGCTGCTCAACTCGCCGGGCAACTTCACCGCGTCCAAGATGCGCTGGGTTATCGAGAACGAGCCGCGGGTGGCGGAGGCGGCGGCGCACTTCCTGCTGCCGGGCGACTACATCGCCTGGCGGCTGACCGGCGAGTGGGCTACCACCCCCTCCGGCCTGTCGGAGGGCATCCTGTGGGACTTCTCGCGCTCGGCGCGCGCCGACTTCCTGCTCGACCACTACGGCATCGACGCGGCGTTGCTGCCGTCGGCGCTGCCCACCTTCTCGGCGCAGGGCACGCTGACCGCGGCGGCGGCTGCCGAACTGGGGGTGCCGGCCGGCACGCCGCTCACCTACCGGGGCGGCGATCAGCCCAACAACGCGCTCTCCCTCGGCGTGCTCGAACCAGGTACGGCAGCCGCGACCGCGGGTACCTCCGGGGTGGTGTACGGCGTCGCCGATCGCGCCGACTACGATCCCGCCTCGCGCGTCAACACGTTCGTGCACGTCAACCACCAGGCGGGGCGCCCGCGCTACGGGGTGTTGCTGTGCCTGAACGGCTGCGGCATCCTGAACAGTTGGCTGCGCCGCGCCTGCGCGGGTGAGCGCGGCTATCCGGCCATGAACGCCGCCGCCGCGGAGGTGCCGGTGGGCGCCGACGGGGTGGTGGTATTGCCGTTCGGCAACGGCGCGGAGCGCATGCTCGGCAATCGCGACCCGGGCGCCTCGGTGCACGGGCTGCGCTTCAACAGCCACGACCAGCGCCACCTGCTGCGCGCCGGCCAGGAGGGGGTGGCGTTCAGCCTCGCCTACGGCCTCGAGGTGATGCGCGAGGTGGGCGTGCAGGCCGCCACGGTGCGTGCCGGCGATGCCAACCTGTTTCTGAGCCCGCTGTTCCGCGAGGCGTTTGCCGCCACCACCGGCGCGGCCATCGAGCTGTACGACACCGACGGCGCCCAGGGCGCGGCGCGCGGCGCCGCCATCGGCGCCGGCATCCACGACTACGATACCGCGTTCAGCACCTTGAGCCGCGTGCTGACGGTGGCGCCCGATGCGGCGTTGCAACCCGCCTACGCCGACGCCTACGGGCATTGGCGCGCCCACCTCGACCTCGCCCTGCAGGGCGGATAA
- a CDS encoding alpha-glucosidase/alpha-galactosidase, with amino-acid sequence MKITFIGAGSTVFVKNIIGDCMLTEPLRDATVALYDIDARRLQESKAMLDTLNGNINAVRAGIETYLGTEQRREALRSADFVVNAIQVGGYEPSTVIDFAVPKKYGLRQTIADTLGIGGIFRALRTIPVMLDFARDMEEVAPDAWLLNYTNPMAMVMGAVLRDTGVRAVGLCHSVQACVPKLLGRLGMEQDPAATKWQIAGINHQAWLLELKAAGADLYPEVKRRAADMNCAARDGRDKHDDMIRFEMMRHFGYYVTESSEHSAEYFPYWIKSSHPELVEEFNIPLDEYIRRCIRNIERWRTQSATMVGNPDLGHERSVEYGSRIMEAIVTDTPYRIHGNILNDGFIGNLPAGACVEVPSLVDRNGVQGCVVGDLPEPCAALNRTNVNVQLLAVEAALERRRDRIYQAAMLDPHTASELSLDQIVSMCDDLIEAHGDLLPSYRSNGV; translated from the coding sequence ATGAAGATTACGTTCATCGGAGCGGGCTCCACCGTATTCGTGAAGAACATCATCGGCGACTGCATGCTCACCGAACCGCTGCGCGACGCCACGGTCGCGTTGTACGACATCGACGCGCGGCGCCTGCAGGAGTCGAAGGCGATGCTGGACACCCTGAACGGCAACATCAACGCGGTACGCGCCGGCATCGAGACGTACCTGGGCACGGAGCAGCGCCGGGAGGCGTTGCGCAGCGCCGACTTCGTGGTCAACGCCATCCAGGTGGGCGGCTACGAGCCGAGCACGGTGATCGACTTCGCGGTGCCCAAGAAGTACGGGTTGCGGCAGACCATCGCCGACACGCTCGGCATCGGCGGCATTTTTCGGGCCCTGCGCACCATTCCGGTGATGCTCGACTTCGCCCGCGACATGGAGGAGGTGGCGCCGGACGCCTGGCTGCTCAACTACACCAACCCGATGGCGATGGTGATGGGCGCGGTGCTGCGCGACACCGGCGTGCGCGCCGTCGGGCTGTGCCACTCGGTGCAGGCGTGCGTGCCGAAGCTGCTCGGGAGGCTCGGCATGGAGCAGGATCCGGCGGCAACCAAGTGGCAGATCGCCGGCATCAACCACCAGGCGTGGCTGCTGGAACTGAAGGCGGCCGGTGCCGACCTGTACCCGGAGGTGAAGCGGCGCGCCGCCGACATGAACTGCGCGGCGCGGGACGGCCGGGACAAGCACGACGACATGATTCGCTTCGAGATGATGCGTCACTTCGGGTACTACGTCACCGAGTCGTCCGAGCACAGCGCGGAATACTTCCCCTACTGGATCAAGAGCAGCCACCCGGAGCTGGTCGAGGAGTTCAACATCCCGCTCGACGAGTACATCCGCCGCTGCATCCGCAACATCGAGCGCTGGCGCACGCAGAGCGCCACCATGGTCGGCAACCCCGACCTGGGCCACGAGCGCTCGGTGGAGTACGGTTCGCGCATCATGGAGGCGATCGTCACCGACACCCCCTACCGGATTCACGGCAACATCCTCAACGACGGTTTCATCGGCAACCTGCCGGCGGGGGCGTGCGTCGAGGTGCCGTCGCTGGTGGACCGCAACGGCGTGCAGGGCTGCGTGGTGGGCGATCTGCCGGAGCCGTGCGCGGCGCTCAACCGCACCAACGTCAACGTGCAGCTGCTCGCCGTGGAGGCGGCGCTGGAGCGGCGGCGGGACCGCATCTACCAGGCGGCGATGCTCGACCCGCACACCGCGAGCGAGCTGTCGCTGGACCAGATCGTGAGCATGTGCGACGACCTGATCGAGGCGCACGGCGACCTGCTGCCCTCCTATCGGAGCAACGGTGTATAG